From a single Anaerolineales bacterium genomic region:
- a CDS encoding right-handed parallel beta-helix repeat-containing protein: MKKGMRFLPLFLTATACSLSPSAGNATEEKTNLPTVRAETAATGGFPPAPAGTDLPAPSDAACTLYVSTDGDDSGPGTESRPWATFERAADGAEPGDVVCFRGGVYASEETHFSRSGTAEAPITFRAAPGEIPILDGGGEAAGLLTLDAGASYLRISGFSLRGFTIWGVTLSGENRHVYLDHLEISGGEAAVHFTYGETEGAPEEGPVEHITLEDSVIHGSEFSAVDCTPGPCDHMTVRRVEIYGTGLSGEAFYGSDGLEFARGYPVLIEDCYIHDNGGDGIDLNSRDRAGNAAGVIVRRNRVVRNHLNGIKLWAGGLMEDNIIWGQGNSAVWVGVFPSTVDVLHNTVAYNMWDLSFSQRNWSFVAGYPEEMDSPSVQLTLLSNIFAFNAGPLEGGPTGIYLGPGVVLLHEGDNVFYSRADGEITAEFATGRDADFTRAEITDGTWAAFTGFGEGDLTVDPLFLSGWPDADLRLHADSPAAGRGARGAPIILRDRFTNAGKRRQDRLNAAASPAAIPANP; encoded by the coding sequence ATGAAAAAGGGAATGAGATTTCTTCCATTGTTTCTCACCGCAACCGCCTGTTCGCTTTCCCCTTCGGCCGGGAACGCCACCGAGGAAAAAACAAACTTACCAACTGTCCGCGCCGAAACGGCGGCGACCGGCGGCTTCCCACCCGCCCCAGCCGGAACCGATCTTCCCGCCCCGTCCGACGCCGCCTGTACGTTGTACGTTTCCACCGACGGCGACGACTCCGGCCCCGGCACCGAGAGCCGGCCGTGGGCCACCTTCGAGCGCGCGGCTGACGGCGCCGAACCGGGTGACGTCGTCTGCTTCCGCGGCGGCGTGTATGCGTCCGAGGAAACGCACTTCTCCCGTTCCGGAACAGCCGAGGCGCCCATCACCTTCCGCGCCGCTCCCGGCGAGATCCCCATCCTGGACGGCGGGGGCGAGGCCGCGGGATTGCTGACTCTGGACGCGGGCGCCTCATACCTGCGGATCAGCGGTTTTTCCCTGCGCGGATTCACCATCTGGGGGGTAACACTCTCCGGCGAGAACCGGCATGTCTATCTCGACCATCTGGAGATCAGCGGCGGGGAAGCCGCCGTACACTTCACTTACGGTGAGACGGAAGGCGCGCCGGAAGAAGGCCCGGTCGAGCACATCACGCTGGAAGATAGTGTCATTCATGGCAGCGAGTTTTCGGCCGTCGACTGCACGCCCGGCCCCTGCGACCACATGACCGTCCGCCGGGTGGAAATCTACGGCACCGGCCTATCCGGGGAAGCGTTCTACGGATCGGACGGATTGGAGTTCGCCCGCGGCTACCCGGTGCTGATCGAGGATTGTTATATCCATGACAACGGAGGCGACGGGATTGATTTAAATTCCCGCGACCGCGCCGGAAACGCCGCGGGCGTAATCGTGCGACGCAACCGCGTGGTGCGCAACCACCTCAACGGAATCAAACTGTGGGCCGGGGGTCTGATGGAGGACAACATCATCTGGGGCCAGGGCAACAGCGCGGTCTGGGTGGGAGTCTTTCCCTCCACCGTCGACGTGCTACACAACACCGTCGCCTACAACATGTGGGATCTATCCTTCAGCCAACGCAACTGGTCGTTTGTCGCCGGGTATCCGGAGGAGATGGATTCCCCATCGGTGCAACTGACGCTCCTCAGCAACATCTTCGCCTTCAACGCCGGTCCGCTGGAAGGCGGGCCGACCGGCATCTACCTCGGGCCGGGAGTGGTGCTGTTACACGAAGGAGACAACGTGTTTTACAGCCGTGCAGACGGCGAGATCACAGCCGAATTCGCAACCGGACGGGATGCGGATTTCACTCGGGCCGAGATCACCGACGGAACCTGGGCCGCCTTCACCGGGTTCGGGGAAGGCGATCTGACCGTGGATCCGCTGTTTCTTTCCGGATGGCCGGACGCGGACCTGCGGTTGCATGCGGACAGCCCGGCCGCGGGCCGCGGGGCGCGGGGCGCGCCGATAATCCTCCGGGACCGCTTTACAAATGCCGGGAAACGCCGCCAAGACCGCCTTAACGCCGCGGCTTCGCCGGCGGCAATCCCGGCCAACCCCTAA
- a CDS encoding ZIP family metal transporter, whose amino-acid sequence MAIETMTFLWIAVFAVLSALVNGVGILLLHYHRSWAERVKTLFMCFASGVLISTPLMLALPQAVEKNTYAGFTALLGFLFMFFSNDLIKKRTQTESLAFGIVAAEGIGIHSFIDGVIYTVTFSISILTGFLAALGLVIHELAEGIITYTVFLKAGVKERTAMLYALLVAGLTTPLGAFLAYPLIHKLSPENLGLILGFVSGVLIYISASHLLPKARAEEEKHSSYAFLGGVGLAMFIVLSKSL is encoded by the coding sequence ATGGCTATCGAAACCATGACGTTTCTCTGGATCGCCGTGTTTGCGGTTCTTTCGGCGCTCGTGAACGGTGTGGGTATATTGCTGCTGCATTACCACCGAAGCTGGGCGGAAAGGGTGAAAACCCTGTTTATGTGTTTTGCCTCCGGCGTATTGATCTCGACTCCCTTGATGCTTGCTCTGCCTCAAGCCGTCGAAAAAAACACCTATGCGGGGTTTACCGCCCTGCTGGGGTTCCTGTTCATGTTTTTTTCCAATGATTTGATTAAAAAACGGACTCAAACGGAATCCCTGGCCTTCGGGATCGTGGCGGCCGAGGGCATCGGCATCCATTCGTTCATCGACGGCGTGATCTATACGGTGACGTTCAGCATCAGCATCCTGACCGGTTTTTTGGCCGCCCTGGGTTTAGTCATTCATGAACTCGCCGAGGGAATCATCACCTACACGGTGTTTCTAAAGGCGGGCGTCAAAGAAAGAACCGCCATGCTGTACGCCCTACTGGTGGCGGGCCTGACCACGCCTTTGGGGGCGTTTTTGGCCTATCCCTTGATACACAAGCTCAGCCCGGAAAATTTGGGCTTGATCCTGGGTTTCGTTTCCGGCGTGCTAATTTATATTTCGGCATCCCATCTTTTGCCGAAGGCAAGGGCGGAGGAAGAAAAACATTCCAGCTATGCGTTCTTGGGCGGGGTGGGGTTGGCCATGTTCATCGTATTGTCAAAATCGCTTTAG